In Eupeodes corollae chromosome 3, idEupCoro1.1, whole genome shotgun sequence, a single genomic region encodes these proteins:
- the LOC129952979 gene encoding probable serine/threonine-protein kinase kinX isoform X1, translating to MSRQLTSAEIQDGKIEYDPVTKAKTLYKHIEGGYEVHITTPQQNGTVKTQVKTFYDPKPVTEEDLLKQQQEKKKRSKKPNQVVQIDKNTTMITREIPGGYEEVYTTVYDDGSKSMRTKTFYDAVEEEIVDESNTNTKVQQKKNKPSSKLTRHDTEEEERNVKKTSKNQLVEANQRNVRQVNEDSNEQYNTRRESIVEETRSVSKKTETSGKKTIVRKESVQEENTKSVTTSSKDKKKKSKRAPPPPADFPQNETTTVTASKVPGGNEYTYSTVLEDGKTVTTSKTIYEEEEVEMTEEEIQIYKKQLKDAEKHKNVTTTKKLKSESGTKKIVPSENPGEVTTVETIKIEGGTEYRYTTVTAEGIVKKAIKTVYDPTPKENPDDSEEEEEIIEDYEEEIIEPGEKIFKTIESVKTLPQRFDEIVEVNTPKKKSTKLTRTDTQEEESHIVEKKKNAMTSINQQQSNVRKMEQEEHTTGRYNVRRESKVEETRSMTQKIKISGNY from the exons GACAATTGACTTCAGCTGAAATTCAAGATGGTAAGATCGAATACGATCCCGTTACCAAGGCTAAGACTTTGTACAAACACATCGAAGGTGGTTACGAAGTCCATATTACCACTCCTCAACAGAATGGTACTGTAAAGACCCAAGTAAAGACCTTCTACGACCCTAAGCCTGTTACCGAAGAGGATCTGTTGAAGCAACAACaagagaagaagaagaggtCCAAGAAGCCAAATCAAGTTGTTCAAATCGACAAGAACACCACCATGATAACTCGTGAGATTCCCGGTGGATATGAAGAGGTCTATACCACTGTCTATGATGATGGTTCAAAGAGTATGCGCACCAAGACCTTCTACGATGCTGTCGAAGAAGAAATCGTCGATGAGAGCAACACCAATACCAAGGTTCAGCAAAAGAAGAACAAGCCTTCTTCGAAATTGACCAGGCACGATACTGAGGAAGAGGAGAGGAATGTTAAGAAAACCTCCAAGAATCAATTGGTTGAGGCCAACCAGAGGAATGTTCGTCAAGTCAATGAGGATTCCAATGAACAATACAACACCAGGCGCGAGTCGATTGTTGAAGAAACTCGTAGTGTGAGCAAGAAGACCGAAACTTCTGGCAAGAAGACAATTGTTCGCAAGGAATCAGTCCAGGAGGAGAACACCAAGAGTGTGACCACCTCGTCCAAggacaagaagaagaagagcaaGCGTGCTCCTCCACCACCAGCTGATTTCCCCCAGAATGAAACCACCACTGTTACCGCAAGCAAGGTGCCCGGAGGCAACGAGTACACTTACAGTACTGTTTTGGAAGATGGTAAGACTGTAACCACCAGCAAGACAATCTACGAAGAGGAAGAAGTTGAAATGACCGAAGAAGAGATTCAAATCTACAAGAAGCAATTGAAGGACGCCGAGAAGCACAAGAATGTCACAACCACCAAGAAATTGAAGTCCGAGTCGGGCACCAAGAAGATTGTTCCATCAGAAAACCCTGGTGAAGTCACCACTGTGGAGACCATTAAGATTGAGGGTGGTACTGAATATCGCTACACCACTGTGACAGCTGAGGGTATTGTCAAGAAGGCCATCAAGACTGTCTACGATCCAACGCCAAAGGAGAATCCTGATGAttctgaagaagaagaagaaatcatTGAGGATTATGAAGAGGAAATCATTGAGCCAGGCGAGAAGATTTTTAAGACCATTGAATCGGTCAAGACTCTTCCTCAGAGATTTGATG AAATCGTTGAAGTTAATACACCAAAGAAAAAATCCACCAAATTGACCAGAACTGACACTCAAGAAGAAGAAAGTCATATTgttgagaagaagaagaacgcAATGACATCTATCAATCAACAACAGAGTAACGTTCGTAAAATGGAACAAGAAGAACACACAACTGGACGTTATAATGTTCGTCGTGAATCTAAAGTCGAAGAAACACGCAGCATGACTCAGAAAATTAAGATCTCTGGAAATTACTAa
- the LOC129952979 gene encoding eukaryotic translation initiation factor 5B isoform X2 has translation MSRQLTSAEIQDGKIEYDPVTKAKTLYKHIEGGYEVHITTPQQNGTVKTQVKTFYDPKPVTEEDLLKQQQEKKKRSKKPNQVVQIDKNTTMITREIPGGYEEVYTTVYDDGSKSMRTKTFYDAVEEEIVDESNTNTKVQQKKNKPSSKLTRHDTEEEERNVKKTSKNQLVEANQRNVRQVNEDSNEQYNTRRESIVEETRSVSKKTETSGKKTIVRKESVQEENTKSVTTSSKDKKKKSKRAPPPPADFPQNETTTVTASKVPGGNEYTYSTVLEDGKTVTTSKTIYEEEEVEMTEEEIQIYKKQLKDAEKHKNVTTTKKLKSESGTKKIVPSENPGEVTTVETIKIEGGTEYRYTTVTAEGIVKKAIKTVYDPTPKENPDDSEEEEEIIEDYEEEIIEPGEKIFKTIESVKTLPQRFDDLGH, from the coding sequence GACAATTGACTTCAGCTGAAATTCAAGATGGTAAGATCGAATACGATCCCGTTACCAAGGCTAAGACTTTGTACAAACACATCGAAGGTGGTTACGAAGTCCATATTACCACTCCTCAACAGAATGGTACTGTAAAGACCCAAGTAAAGACCTTCTACGACCCTAAGCCTGTTACCGAAGAGGATCTGTTGAAGCAACAACaagagaagaagaagaggtCCAAGAAGCCAAATCAAGTTGTTCAAATCGACAAGAACACCACCATGATAACTCGTGAGATTCCCGGTGGATATGAAGAGGTCTATACCACTGTCTATGATGATGGTTCAAAGAGTATGCGCACCAAGACCTTCTACGATGCTGTCGAAGAAGAAATCGTCGATGAGAGCAACACCAATACCAAGGTTCAGCAAAAGAAGAACAAGCCTTCTTCGAAATTGACCAGGCACGATACTGAGGAAGAGGAGAGGAATGTTAAGAAAACCTCCAAGAATCAATTGGTTGAGGCCAACCAGAGGAATGTTCGTCAAGTCAATGAGGATTCCAATGAACAATACAACACCAGGCGCGAGTCGATTGTTGAAGAAACTCGTAGTGTGAGCAAGAAGACCGAAACTTCTGGCAAGAAGACAATTGTTCGCAAGGAATCAGTCCAGGAGGAGAACACCAAGAGTGTGACCACCTCGTCCAAggacaagaagaagaagagcaaGCGTGCTCCTCCACCACCAGCTGATTTCCCCCAGAATGAAACCACCACTGTTACCGCAAGCAAGGTGCCCGGAGGCAACGAGTACACTTACAGTACTGTTTTGGAAGATGGTAAGACTGTAACCACCAGCAAGACAATCTACGAAGAGGAAGAAGTTGAAATGACCGAAGAAGAGATTCAAATCTACAAGAAGCAATTGAAGGACGCCGAGAAGCACAAGAATGTCACAACCACCAAGAAATTGAAGTCCGAGTCGGGCACCAAGAAGATTGTTCCATCAGAAAACCCTGGTGAAGTCACCACTGTGGAGACCATTAAGATTGAGGGTGGTACTGAATATCGCTACACCACTGTGACAGCTGAGGGTATTGTCAAGAAGGCCATCAAGACTGTCTACGATCCAACGCCAAAGGAGAATCCTGATGAttctgaagaagaagaagaaatcatTGAGGATTATGAAGAGGAAATCATTGAGCCAGGCGAGAAGATTTTTAAGACCATTGAATCGGTCAAGACTCTTCCTCAGAGATTTGATG